One window of Triticum dicoccoides isolate Atlit2015 ecotype Zavitan chromosome 5A, WEW_v2.0, whole genome shotgun sequence genomic DNA carries:
- the LOC119302262 gene encoding uncharacterized protein LOC119302262 has translation MDSCLPPPEKEKPLARPAPNTATENLVNPGKKMRRPVPMTDEERNKIKELKEQHRSGLDELEDLFQIHRELRDYRDELLFRRRCLAARLVSRIVFQRRDAAYVKRHLDMGLKVGDKLPEELKQARPPISMALFLWHEMGRALHIGMDNFLDEYSNTEEYQRSMLALFRGAVCDENGAPCDSVASQE, from the exons ATGGACTCGTGCTTGCCGCCCCCGGAGAAGGAGAAGCCACTCGCCCGCCCTGCGCCCAACACCGCTACTGAGAACCTCGTCAATCCAG GGAAGAAGATGCGCCGCCCTGTGCCGATGACGGATGAGGAGAGGAACAAGATCAAGGAGTTGAAGGAGCAGCACCGGTCAGGGCTCGATGAGTTAGAAGATCTTTTCCAGATACACAGGGAGCTGCGCGACTACCGTGATGAACTTCTTTTCAGGCGGAGGTGTCTGGCCGCACGTCTAGTCAGCCGAATCGTCTTCCAGCGCCGTGATGCTGCCTATGTCAAGCGCCATCTTGACATGGGCTTGAAGGTGGGGGATAAGTTGCCGGAGGAGCTCAAGCAGGCTAGGCCACCAATCTCGATGGCCCTTTTCTTGTGGCATGAAATGGGCAGGGCCTTGCACATAGGCATGGATAACTTCCTTGATGAGTACAGCAACACCGAGGAGTACCAGAGAAGTATGCTAGCGTTGTTTCGCGGGGCTGTTTGTGATGAGAATGGAGCCCCGTGTGATTCTGTTGCCTCCCAAGAGTAG